One segment of Bradyrhizobium sp. WD16 DNA contains the following:
- a CDS encoding 3'-5' exoribonuclease domain-containing protein translates to MDAYFSADVETDGPIPGPYSMLSFALVYAGSFDGSKFERPLDYQQVFYRELRPISEQFEQEALDVNRLDRRRLLIEGTLPEEAMTEASEWIRAVAGNAQPVLVAYPLSFDWSWLYWYFVRFSSTGSPFNHSRCFDVKTALAVKTGIPISEAGRSRLTEPLRSRRSHTHHAVDDAIEQAEIFANIFRWERDSGGII, encoded by the coding sequence GTGGACGCCTATTTTTCGGCGGACGTTGAGACCGACGGCCCGATACCGGGGCCATATTCCATGCTTTCGTTCGCGCTCGTTTATGCGGGCTCATTTGACGGAAGCAAGTTTGAGCGGCCGCTGGATTACCAACAGGTATTCTACAGAGAGCTTCGCCCGATTTCCGAGCAGTTTGAACAGGAAGCTCTTGACGTCAACAGACTCGATAGACGCCGTTTACTCATTGAGGGAACTCTCCCGGAAGAGGCCATGACCGAAGCGAGCGAGTGGATCAGAGCGGTTGCGGGAAATGCGCAGCCAGTTCTGGTCGCCTATCCTCTGAGCTTCGACTGGTCTTGGTTGTATTGGTACTTTGTCAGGTTTTCCTCGACTGGATCCCCCTTTAATCACTCACGTTGTTTCGACGTTAAAACCGCGCTTGCGGTAAAGACCGGGATTCCGATTAGCGAGGCGGGGAGGTCTCGGCTAACGGAGCCGTTACGTTCTCGGCGCAGCCATACTCATCACGCAGTTGATGATGCGATCGAGCAAGCAGAGATATTTGCAAACATCTTTCGGTGGGAGAGAGATAGTGGGGGAATTATCTGA